A genomic stretch from Picrophilus oshimae DSM 9789 includes:
- the aroC gene encoding chorismate synthase — MFILGNKLKLSVFGSSHGKYVGGSIDGLPAGISIDYDYSRKWLDRRKPAQSEITTQRKEDDDVEIIAGIHNGYTDGSPLVFLTKNRDYIDRHYDDLYYNPRPGHADLTMYYKYGDYRNFEGGGFFSGRMTLPLVFAGSIAMRMLRDMNITVVSYIKKSMDIVYNNDDDFDEDYPYNFSTRIPDKYLDERLHALIMKTIKEGDSLGAVIRTRINNVPPGIGEPFFDSIESNISKAMFSIPAVKGIAFGAGFNLSNMKGSESNDEFYYDEKDKRIKTRTNNAGGILGGISNGMPIEFDVVVKPASSIRIKQKTVNLKTLDVSEIIVKGRHDPFIAFRAVPVVQCMSAFIILDFILEEQHEKH; from the coding sequence ATGTTTATTCTTGGTAATAAATTAAAATTATCGGTTTTTGGATCATCACACGGTAAATACGTTGGCGGCTCCATCGATGGTCTTCCTGCAGGAATAAGCATTGATTATGATTATTCAAGGAAGTGGCTTGACAGAAGGAAACCGGCACAGAGCGAGATAACAACACAGAGAAAGGAGGACGATGATGTTGAGATCATAGCCGGGATTCATAATGGCTACACTGATGGATCGCCCCTGGTATTTTTAACAAAAAATAGAGATTACATAGACAGGCATTACGATGATCTTTATTACAATCCAAGACCGGGGCACGCAGATCTAACAATGTACTATAAATACGGGGATTACAGAAACTTTGAGGGTGGTGGCTTCTTCTCTGGCAGAATGACGCTGCCGCTGGTATTTGCAGGTTCAATAGCCATGAGGATGCTGAGGGACATGAACATAACTGTTGTTTCGTATATAAAAAAATCCATGGATATAGTTTACAATAATGATGATGACTTCGATGAGGATTATCCATACAATTTCTCAACAAGGATTCCTGATAAGTATCTTGATGAAAGACTGCATGCATTAATAATGAAAACAATAAAGGAAGGCGACAGCCTTGGTGCTGTTATAAGAACAAGGATAAACAACGTTCCGCCAGGCATAGGCGAGCCATTCTTTGATTCAATAGAATCAAATATATCCAAGGCCATGTTTTCCATACCGGCTGTAAAGGGCATAGCCTTTGGCGCCGGTTTTAACCTTTCAAATATGAAGGGGTCTGAATCAAACGATGAGTTCTATTACGACGAAAAAGATAAGAGAATAAAGACCAGGACAAACAATGCCGGCGGCATTTTAGGAGGCATAAGCAATGGCATGCCCATAGAGTTCGATGTCGTTGTAAAGCCCGCATCATCAATAAGGATAAAGCAGAAAACTGTGAATCTAAAAACACTTGACGTGAGCGAGATTATTGTAAAGGGCAGGCATGACCCATTTATAGCATTCAGGGCGGTTCCGGTTGTTCAGTGCATGTCCGCATTTATAATCCTTGATTTTATTCTAGAGGAGCAGCATGAAAAACATTAA
- a CDS encoding MBL fold metallo-hydrolase yields MHIDFIGTWSARLKRGKRNSSILINKNILVDCGPHTVEALLEMDVNPCDINPVLITHMHLDHFSGLIELIWHRSMSNCDPLLIIGPENIEDSIKKLLKLYYSPENFYNFKVLDKFDGIERFNGKHPAPDYGYRIEMDKTLFFSGDTSLSDEIINGAYKSDVLMHEATYPSGMENEAALHGHSTVSQAIEALKRSGSAMLVPMHLSDLSLNEIKSRNIYIPEEYNSLEI; encoded by the coding sequence ATGCACATAGATTTTATTGGTACATGGAGCGCCAGGCTAAAAAGGGGAAAGAGAAACTCATCGATATTGATAAACAAAAACATCCTTGTGGACTGCGGTCCGCATACAGTAGAGGCCCTTCTTGAAATGGATGTAAATCCATGCGATATAAACCCTGTATTAATAACACACATGCATCTTGACCATTTTTCAGGCCTGATTGAATTAATATGGCACAGATCAATGTCAAATTGCGATCCATTATTAATTATCGGTCCTGAGAATATTGAGGACTCGATAAAAAAGCTTTTAAAATTATATTACAGTCCGGAGAATTTCTACAATTTTAAGGTTTTGGATAAATTTGATGGCATAGAAAGGTTCAATGGAAAACATCCGGCACCTGATTATGGATATAGAATTGAAATGGATAAAACATTGTTCTTCTCAGGAGATACATCATTGTCAGATGAGATTATAAACGGCGCATACAAATCAGATGTTTTAATGCATGAGGCAACCTATCCATCAGGCATGGAAAATGAGGCTGCATTGCATGGCCATTCAACAGTCTCACAGGCCATTGAGGCCCTTAAAAGGAGCGGCTCGGCCATGCTTGTTCCAATGCATCTATCGGATTTATCATTAAACGAGATAAAATCAAGGAATATTTACATACCAGAAGAGTATAACTCACTTGAAATATGA
- a CDS encoding cobalamin B12-binding domain-containing protein, whose product MENGRNQKYFERPIKVLLAKPAIDGHDRGIFVLANAFRNAGMEVLYPGLLPTPEEVVDIAINEDVDVIALSLLNGAHMTAFKRVADLLRERGIDDIAIVGGGIIPDEDKPKLEAMGITGNYGPGTPLKVIIEHVRKRAMEAREKRWKHVSGSDNSRS is encoded by the coding sequence TTGGAGAATGGAAGGAACCAAAAATACTTTGAAAGGCCAATAAAGGTGCTTCTCGCAAAACCGGCAATAGATGGCCACGACCGTGGCATCTTTGTGCTTGCAAATGCATTTAGAAACGCAGGCATGGAAGTACTATATCCAGGGCTGCTGCCAACACCTGAAGAGGTCGTTGACATAGCAATAAACGAGGATGTTGATGTCATAGCCCTAAGTCTGTTAAACGGCGCCCACATGACCGCATTTAAGAGGGTTGCCGATCTTTTAAGGGAAAGGGGAATAGATGACATAGCAATCGTTGGTGGCGGCATAATACCTGATGAGGACAAGCCAAAGCTTGAGGCCATGGGAATAACAGGCAACTACGGCCCTGGAACGCCATTAAAGGTAATAATAGAACATGTAAGGAAGAGGGCCATGGAGGCAAGGGAGAAGAGATGGAAGCATGTATCTGGATCAGATAATAGCAGGTCTTAA
- a CDS encoding ArgK/MeaB family GTPase has product MYLDQIIAGLKSGDRRSIARCISIMENGDDDDRRYIIERIFNLGNARIIGITGPPGVGKSTIIGRLAPMLNNKAVTSVLAIDPSSPFSGGSILGNRIRMQESLSKYGIYMRSTANRMYEGGLSEYTWDIIKVLEASGSRNIIIETVGSGQADLDIMNYADITLVVLSPGLGDEIQALKSGLMEIGDIFVLNKMDLEGSYLAMKEIMNVLSIKDNRPPVIGINSITGEGYNELLSEIEKIKKNNKNLRYKRKLKQVIISDLYKRYSSIIENMVIDYNIDPYSLANDIIKIE; this is encoded by the coding sequence ATGTATCTGGATCAGATAATAGCAGGTCTTAAATCCGGTGACAGAAGATCAATAGCAAGATGCATATCAATAATGGAGAACGGCGATGACGATGATAGAAGATATATAATAGAAAGGATATTTAATCTTGGCAATGCAAGGATAATAGGCATAACAGGCCCGCCCGGTGTTGGCAAGAGCACAATAATAGGAAGGCTCGCGCCAATGCTGAATAATAAGGCTGTTACCTCAGTACTGGCAATTGATCCTTCAAGCCCATTTTCAGGCGGTTCAATACTTGGAAACAGGATAAGAATGCAGGAATCACTTTCAAAGTATGGAATATACATGAGAAGCACAGCAAACAGAATGTATGAGGGTGGGCTTTCAGAATACACCTGGGATATAATAAAGGTTCTTGAGGCATCAGGTAGCAGAAATATAATTATAGAAACCGTTGGATCCGGACAGGCAGATCTTGATATAATGAACTATGCAGATATAACACTGGTTGTGCTATCACCTGGCCTTGGTGACGAGATACAGGCATTAAAATCTGGTTTAATGGAGATAGGCGACATCTTTGTTTTGAACAAGATGGATCTTGAGGGCTCTTACCTTGCAATGAAGGAAATAATGAATGTATTATCAATAAAGGATAACAGGCCGCCGGTTATAGGAATAAATTCAATAACAGGCGAGGGCTATAATGAACTATTATCAGAGATTGAAAAAATAAAAAAGAACAATAAGAATCTAAGATACAAAAGAAAGCTTAAACAGGTTATAATATCGGATCTTTACAAAAGGTACTCATCGATTATAGAGAACATGGTTATAGATTATAATATTGATCCGTACAGCCTTGCCAATGATATAATAAAGATAGAATGA
- a CDS encoding glycosyltransferase: MILQLCHGKVIPEYSSAYSKRCYSLFSNSKIMSIGGLSYLDKSNDRAAQYHDYLLMAMSYLRGNRSFEILLSQGRYLRKKYFNDALNEIEKNKIIVFEGPWQYRLFKDYLNNKVIIYDAHNVEYLLRQNNIYQNYVKGIEHEILKKSDIVISLSRRDIDNFVNIYSVDKKKIYYVPLTLSGEFKYNGINSNYIVFIGSMYEPNIRALEFINDIAGDINMDFYIIGSVSSHKLKNKRRNLKLLGMLPEEEKDKILCNALFAINPVPSGSGRNLKILDYLSHGLPVITTETGLNGYEQYNIKEAVIVSDLKDFKENIIKLMNDKSLIKSMSSLSHKVFINIMNAEGSLTGDDIIKDILKFY, from the coding sequence ATGATACTTCAGCTGTGCCACGGAAAGGTGATACCGGAATACTCAAGCGCATACTCAAAGAGGTGCTACTCGCTGTTCAGCAATAGTAAGATAATGTCCATAGGAGGTTTATCATACCTTGATAAAAGCAATGACAGGGCGGCACAGTACCATGATTATTTATTAATGGCCATGTCATATTTAAGGGGAAACAGATCATTTGAAATATTATTATCGCAGGGCAGGTATCTAAGGAAAAAGTATTTCAACGATGCATTAAATGAAATAGAAAAAAATAAAATCATAGTCTTCGAGGGCCCATGGCAGTACCGTCTTTTTAAGGATTATCTAAACAACAAGGTAATCATCTACGATGCACATAACGTTGAATACCTTTTAAGGCAGAACAATATTTATCAAAACTATGTAAAAGGCATAGAGCATGAAATACTGAAAAAGTCAGATATTGTTATATCATTATCAAGAAGGGACATTGACAATTTTGTTAACATTTACAGCGTTGATAAAAAGAAGATTTACTATGTTCCATTGACATTGTCAGGGGAATTTAAATATAATGGAATAAACAGCAATTATATCGTCTTTATAGGCTCAATGTACGAGCCAAACATAAGGGCACTTGAGTTTATAAACGATATTGCAGGTGATATTAACATGGATTTTTACATAATAGGCAGCGTGTCATCGCATAAATTAAAAAACAAAAGGCGTAATTTAAAGCTTCTCGGCATGCTTCCAGAGGAGGAAAAGGATAAAATACTGTGCAATGCATTATTTGCAATAAATCCCGTACCATCCGGCTCAGGAAGAAATTTAAAGATTCTTGATTATCTATCCCATGGCCTTCCGGTAATAACAACCGAGACCGGATTAAATGGTTATGAGCAGTATAATATAAAAGAAGCGGTCATTGTTTCCGATCTAAAAGATTTTAAGGAGAATATAATAAAATTGATGAATGATAAAAGCCTTATAAAATCAATGTCATCTTTATCACACAAAGTTTTCATTAATATAATGAATGCCGAGGGCTCTCTTACAGGCGATGACATAATAAAAGATATTTTAAAGTTTTATTAA
- a CDS encoding helix-turn-helix domain-containing protein produces MNLKTGVRVAIQIRRDDCEVTNYIYNQCPGASIERVKIDGIQTIHRIIINSDKTRETAIKLKAVSDVFISGRRVIWAKSGCCSSCSVIGKFDDVITGTKSLSSENIIYNIILPDIAELKRLENELRSKNIDYSIIDMSENENDNLTDREKEIIIEIYKRGYFNNDRNQSLTEIARDLNISTASLSEILRKSLKKIINYYIENKI; encoded by the coding sequence ATGAATTTAAAAACCGGTGTCAGGGTGGCCATTCAGATCAGGCGCGATGACTGCGAGGTCACAAATTATATTTACAATCAATGTCCTGGTGCATCCATTGAGCGGGTTAAAATAGACGGAATTCAAACAATACATAGAATTATAATAAATTCTGATAAGACAAGGGAAACTGCAATTAAATTAAAAGCTGTATCAGATGTTTTTATATCAGGCAGGCGTGTTATATGGGCAAAATCAGGTTGCTGCAGCTCATGCTCTGTAATAGGCAAGTTTGACGATGTAATAACAGGAACAAAATCATTATCATCAGAAAATATCATATATAATATAATTCTTCCAGATATTGCTGAACTAAAAAGGCTGGAAAATGAATTAAGATCAAAAAACATTGATTATTCTATAATAGACATGTCAGAAAATGAAAATGACAATTTAACAGACCGTGAAAAGGAGATCATAATTGAAATATATAAGCGTGGATATTTTAACAATGATAGGAATCAGTCGCTTACAGAAATAGCAAGGGATCTTAATATATCAACAGCATCGCTTTCAGAGATATTAAGAAAGAGCCTTAAAAAGATTATTAATTATTACATAGAAAACAAGATATAG
- a CDS encoding DUF2070 family protein has protein sequence MEKNRTLAGLSKYIRHSPEWYYFIVPAFILLLIDYLILGNAYFVAIVLLPSYILLNFLDYIFIKISRSQFPVYRLIYFDFASFFISNLFFYAAYLLNFVIGINILYMTMLAISFAAFFRFLILYIYFPNRSLSLVISSMSYTFSFIIISLIFYYKYLKVVYFIPFIISSLIYVAFAIFFIRFSTSNFYKRYKSKPAELINFFISRSQIGAVADNFFSKVYNKIREIPVKTVDIRSNGKTKVLMVFPYVHPGPYGNLCSSNLPYKLSAELGLENIMVFHTATTNSNNCCGKEDIKNIAGAVKSSLKKINYSSRISKIEKLRINGYSMSMFRFGNYGLSAIIPDEKKFDDISLKEGLKLIKAMKNVSEDFAVIDAQNCFTRNAPELNDLSMFLNSAQRLFKSMETKYDAMIGFGSVKSNIESLGPLGIQAITLKTDNYQSIVLTDSNNITEEAMNLVRSKFDFDVEIYTTDNHLANASNLDVNPLGAKDPQQVADAIAEAVKKSINDIELVEMGMGTSYVKVRMGEENSFQILINTVISSLKRAKYSIAVVLLLSIITSILAFKYLMFFMLLL, from the coding sequence GTGGAAAAGAACAGGACTCTGGCAGGTCTGTCAAAATATATAAGGCATTCGCCTGAATGGTATTACTTTATAGTACCTGCCTTCATATTATTATTGATAGATTATTTAATACTTGGAAATGCATACTTTGTTGCCATTGTCTTGCTGCCGTCATATATATTATTAAACTTTCTTGATTATATCTTTATAAAAATATCAAGAAGCCAGTTCCCGGTATACAGATTAATATACTTTGACTTTGCATCATTTTTTATATCGAATTTATTCTTCTACGCTGCATATCTTTTAAACTTTGTTATAGGCATTAATATATTATACATGACAATGCTTGCAATCTCATTTGCTGCATTCTTTAGATTTTTAATACTTTATATATACTTCCCGAATAGATCATTAAGCCTTGTCATATCATCAATGAGCTACACGTTTTCATTTATAATAATATCATTGATATTTTATTATAAATACCTAAAGGTTGTTTACTTCATACCATTTATAATATCATCATTAATATACGTTGCATTTGCCATCTTCTTTATAAGGTTCAGCACAAGCAACTTTTATAAGAGATACAAATCAAAGCCTGCAGAGCTTATAAACTTCTTTATAAGCAGATCACAGATAGGCGCAGTAGCTGACAACTTTTTCAGCAAGGTTTATAACAAAATCCGCGAGATACCGGTAAAAACCGTCGATATAAGGTCAAACGGCAAAACAAAGGTTTTAATGGTGTTTCCATACGTTCATCCAGGGCCATACGGCAATCTGTGCTCAAGCAATCTGCCTTACAAGCTGAGTGCTGAGCTTGGCCTTGAAAATATAATGGTGTTTCACACCGCAACAACGAATAGCAACAATTGCTGCGGAAAGGAAGATATAAAAAACATTGCCGGTGCAGTAAAATCATCATTGAAGAAGATTAATTATTCATCAAGGATATCAAAGATTGAAAAGTTAAGAATCAATGGATATTCAATGTCCATGTTTAGATTTGGAAACTATGGTTTATCTGCAATTATACCGGACGAGAAAAAATTCGATGATATATCATTAAAGGAGGGTTTAAAACTAATAAAGGCAATGAAAAACGTTTCAGAGGACTTTGCCGTTATCGATGCACAGAACTGCTTTACCAGGAATGCACCGGAATTAAACGACCTTTCAATGTTTTTAAACAGTGCACAGAGGCTGTTTAAAAGCATGGAAACAAAATACGATGCCATGATAGGCTTTGGCTCCGTTAAAAGTAATATAGAAAGCCTTGGCCCACTTGGTATACAGGCCATAACATTAAAGACGGATAACTACCAGAGTATTGTTTTAACAGATTCAAATAATATAACAGAGGAGGCAATGAATCTGGTAAGATCAAAATTTGACTTCGATGTTGAGATCTATACAACGGATAACCATCTTGCAAATGCCAGCAATCTTGATGTAAATCCACTTGGCGCAAAGGATCCACAGCAGGTGGCAGATGCAATAGCAGAGGCTGTAAAAAAATCGATAAATGATATAGAACTCGTTGAGATGGGCATGGGCACATCCTATGTAAAGGTCAGGATGGGTGAGGAAAACTCATTCCAGATATTGATAAATACGGTCATCTCATCACTGAAGCGTGCAAAGTACTCAATAGCCGTGGTTTTATTGCTATCAATAATAACGTCAATTCTGGCATTTAAATATTTAATGTTTTTCATGCTGCTCCTCTAG
- a CDS encoding acyl-CoA mutase large subunit family protein — MNYWESKIDEIERSLKTGDKYKKWRGDVLDPWNKKTNYNEREYYNSSRIKIKELYDRDDLPSNIDDILGYPGVYPYTRGIYPNMYRGKLWTMRMFSGFGTPEETNRRLKYLIENGETGLSIAFDMPTLYGFDCDNERSHGEVGKCGVNVSSLYDMERIFDGIDLSRVSTSMTINAPAAVLTAMYFALAKKQGHPLEKISGTVQADILKEYIAQKEWIYPPEAHLRLIKDMMVFCTKNAPKWNYISVSGYHIREAGSDAVQELAFTLADGFYYIDLGINAGLNVDDFAPRISFFFNSSIDFFEEIAKFRAARRIWATVLKEKYNARNPRSMMLRFHTQTSGYTLTWQQPLNNIIRTTVEAMAAILGGTQSLHTNSYDEAWALPSDEAVKVALRTQQILAEETGIANTIDPLGGSYYIERLTSEMEERAYKYLNEIERMGGILNAIKSGYIQREIAETSYKRQMRLENLEDVMVGVNKYIEKDERPINTLKITEESEIEQINKFHELKKRRDINKVKRSLENLRKAMEGDENTMPYIIDAVEDYATLEEISNIGREVFGEWKEPKIL; from the coding sequence ATGAATTACTGGGAGTCTAAGATAGATGAGATAGAAAGATCACTAAAAACAGGTGATAAATATAAAAAATGGAGGGGTGATGTCCTCGATCCATGGAATAAAAAAACAAATTATAATGAAAGGGAATACTATAACTCATCAAGAATAAAGATTAAGGAGCTTTACGATAGGGATGACCTTCCATCGAACATTGACGATATTCTTGGCTATCCCGGGGTTTATCCATACACCCGGGGTATCTATCCAAACATGTACCGTGGAAAGCTCTGGACGATGAGGATGTTCTCGGGCTTTGGAACTCCTGAGGAGACGAACAGAAGATTGAAATATTTAATAGAAAATGGAGAGACAGGATTGAGCATTGCATTCGACATGCCAACGCTATATGGTTTTGACTGCGACAATGAAAGATCACACGGCGAGGTTGGCAAGTGCGGTGTAAATGTATCATCATTGTACGATATGGAAAGGATCTTCGACGGCATAGACCTTTCAAGGGTAAGCACATCAATGACCATAAATGCACCTGCTGCCGTTTTGACTGCAATGTACTTTGCACTTGCCAAAAAGCAGGGTCATCCACTTGAAAAGATCTCCGGAACCGTCCAGGCCGATATATTAAAGGAGTACATAGCACAGAAGGAATGGATCTATCCACCTGAGGCGCATTTAAGATTAATAAAGGATATGATGGTCTTCTGTACAAAGAACGCACCGAAATGGAATTATATAAGCGTCTCTGGATACCATATAAGGGAGGCTGGCTCCGATGCTGTGCAGGAGCTTGCATTCACACTTGCCGACGGGTTTTATTACATAGATCTTGGCATAAATGCAGGTTTAAACGTTGATGATTTTGCACCGAGAATATCATTCTTTTTTAATTCATCAATAGATTTCTTTGAGGAGATCGCCAAGTTCAGGGCTGCAAGGCGCATATGGGCCACTGTTTTAAAGGAGAAATACAATGCAAGGAATCCAAGAAGCATGATGTTAAGGTTCCATACACAGACTTCAGGTTATACATTAACATGGCAGCAGCCCCTGAACAATATTATAAGAACAACTGTTGAGGCAATGGCTGCAATACTTGGTGGAACGCAGAGCCTGCATACAAATTCATACGACGAGGCCTGGGCACTACCGTCAGATGAGGCTGTCAAGGTTGCATTAAGAACGCAGCAGATACTTGCCGAGGAAACAGGCATAGCAAATACAATAGACCCCCTTGGAGGTTCATATTACATTGAGAGGTTAACATCTGAAATGGAGGAAAGGGCATACAAATATTTAAATGAAATAGAGAGGATGGGTGGCATATTAAATGCAATAAAGTCAGGATATATACAAAGGGAGATCGCTGAAACATCATATAAGAGGCAGATGCGCCTTGAAAACCTTGAGGACGTCATGGTCGGTGTCAACAAATACATAGAAAAGGACGAAAGACCAATAAACACGTTAAAAATAACAGAGGAATCTGAAATTGAGCAGATAAATAAATTCCATGAGTTAAAGAAAAGAAGGGATATAAATAAGGTAAAAAGATCCCTGGAAAACCTTAGAAAGGCCATGGAGGGTGATGAAAACACAATGCCATATATAATTGATGCAGTTGAGGATTATGCAACCCTTGAGGAGATATCAAATATTGGGAGGGAGGTCTTTGGAGAATGGAAGGAACCAAAAATACTTTGA